A single region of the Palaemon carinicauda isolate YSFRI2023 chromosome 17, ASM3689809v2, whole genome shotgun sequence genome encodes:
- the LOC137656429 gene encoding uncharacterized protein, giving the protein MLLPLRKSYIGILEIIQKKAARSLLGAPKSVRQEILRNEACLKPIHHRLAITAIIQFYRSIMTDDDGLTRDTLIHSYPKRLKNGWVTAARQLIEASSMKEYLDVTKIDIKSRPPWSIPVTEILLSTLKGKREEMNPALLKNDYFQRLDSIQGERVHYYTDGSLLEDGRTGSGVTVYQNGAEVHSLSLRSLDGCSILHSELLGITAALSIIKRSKDNAIIATDSLSALQSLTPRNRESNTIVKRAIDLLSQIKQAGRMVAFIWVPSHTGIRGNERAD; this is encoded by the coding sequence ATGTTGCTGCCACTGAGGAAGAGCTATATTGGTATCCTAGAAATCATCCAGAAAAAGGCAGCAAGAAGTTTACTAGGGGCACCTAAAAGTGTCAGGCAAGAAATATTGAGGAATGAGGCATGTCTGAAGCCAATACATCATAGATTAGCAATAACAGCGATCATCCAGTTTTATAGGTCTATCATGACAGATGACGATGGATTAACAAGAGATACTCTAATTCACAGCTACCCTAAAAGACTAAAGAATGGTTGGGTTACCGCTGCAAGACAACTAATAGAGGCCTCTAGCATGAAAGAATATCTAGACGTAACCAAGATAGATATAAAAAGCCGTCCGCCATGGAGTATACCAGTGACTGAGATACTGCTTTCAACTTTAAAAGGGAAAAGGGAAGAGATGAATCCTGCATTGTTGAAGAATGACTATTTTCAGAGACTGGACAGTATTCAAGGGGAACGAGTTCATTATTACACAGATGGATCACTTCTGGAAGATGGGAGAACAGGAAGCGGGGTAACTGTGTATCAGAATGGAGCAGAGGTACACTCTCTGTCCCTACGATCGTTAGATGGATGCTCCATACTACATTCAGAACTGTTGGGTATCACGGCTGCACTAAGCATTATAAAAAGGAGTAAAGACAATGCCATAATAGCAACAGACAGCCTGAGTGCCCTGCAATCTCTAACACCAAGAAATCGTGAATCAAACACCATAGTGAAAAGAGCTATAGACCTCCTATCACAGATCAAACAAGCGGGCAGAATGGTTGCATTCATATGGGTGCCTTCACATACTGGAATCAGAGGCAATGAGAGAGCTGATTAG